Genomic DNA from Anthonomus grandis grandis chromosome 2, icAntGran1.3, whole genome shotgun sequence:
tcattatttcgcaaaactgattattcctatgcaaatattttagaacacatgACGTACTAACCGACTGATCTGCAGCAACTTGTCGAGTTAATTTATGTGGATTCTTGTAAATcgagcaaaatatctaattgtctgtTTTCTGGAGGCGTGGGACAGCCAGGTCATATTGGTCTCTAACATGGCCAAaatctctaaactttttttcaattttgcttactacCGAACGTGTAATAGGCCTCGCCATATCctaccatcatcaaaattttaattctttgtttttcagttaaacgcGCCATACTTTTAAACTTGCACTTGACATTTACGTAAAGTCGAAacattcatccattatcccaaagatgctggtcatacacttttataaatggtaaaaacacaaaatgtacagcatcacaaatacatttaataaaattacaaaggtaacatgtttcgctcgactagagcatcatcagacataaacaaaaaacttaccataacatacacaaaacatctaacatataatatgttttgtgtatgttatggtaagtttttgttgaattttcctttttttcgggttacagcattttaattattgtttaggtctgatgatgctctagtcgagcgaaacatgtaactttgtaattttattaaatatatttgtgatgctgtagattctgtgtttttaccttttataaaaaaaaatttacgtaaaGTAATACATGCTGTTTACATGCGATTAAATATGGTGACAAGGTGTCAATAAAcaaatatacctgttaaaaaaactatgaaaaaaacatgtttgaatatGCTCAAATGACACAAccagttgcaaatttattaataatgttagtattagGCATAAGACatggtatataaaatatacttaaaattctatgcagaaaaacaaaataaaaaataagtgtttccagttaaaaaattgaagttaatggtcgttgcttatttttggttcaccctgtataaatgaattcattatcaaaaaaatcgccACAAAAAAtaacgtgtccgagcgttttttttttttcgaacacacccctgaattttaaatgaatttgttccaacttaCGCGTCCTCACTGTATGACAAACTATAGGGTTTATTTTCGACGTTATAATACGTGGCCGAGAATTCTTGGTTAAGATCTCAACCGCCTTATatactttaaagtaaaaaaattattttttctctatataacaaaaagaaaactcCGCATTACAGCTGGGCAAACTCCGGCACTACCACCTGGGCCAGTGGTTTCGGCAACGCTACTCCGACTTCCTCCCTCGCATCTACTCCGAGAAGGACATCTACGTCCGCTCTACAGACGTAGACCGCACCCTGATGTCCGCAGAGTCGAACTTGGCCGGACTCTTCCCACCCGTGGACACAGACGTCTGGTTGGGTGGATTCCCGTGGCAACCGATCCCGATCCACTCTATCCCGGAAACCATGGACGCCGTCCTGGCCGCCAAGAAACCTTGTCAAAGGTACGACAATTTGATGAGGAAACTGTTTGAAACACCTTATTTTAGGAATATCAGCCACATAAATCATGATTTGTATGCGTATTTATCGCGGTATTCTGGCAGTACCGTCACTAACTTAAAGCAACTGGAGTACCTCTATAACACCCTCAAAATTGAGGTGATGAATAACTTTACCATACCGGAGTGGGCACGGAAAGTTTTTCCCGATAAAATGAAACCGTGGGCAGAGTTGAGTTTTGCCACAATGACTTTCACTGATGAGTTAAAGAAGTTGAAGACCGGGCCGTTTTTCAACGATCTCTTGAAGTACTTTAACAATCGCACCCTGACCAATAAAACTTCCCAGTACTATTCGCCGAAATTCTTAATGTTTTCCGCCCACGATACCACCATTGCCAACCTATTGAACACCATGGGGGCCTTTGAGTACCATTGCCCCCCCTATACGGCCACCATCATTTTTGAATTACGTAAAACACCCTCCGGAGGAAACTTCgtgaatgttttttataaaaattccagCGAACCGGCCCCGGTGCGAGTGAAAGGGTGCGAGTTCGATTGCGAGTGGGAGAATTTCAAAAGGATTTTAGGGTTCTACGCCCTACCGTTGGATAAATGGGATTTGGAGTGCAGTAACTATTTGATACTGGCGGTTGATTCgctgaatttttttattttattggggGCGGTTTCGGGGGCCGTTATGGCGGTAACGGGGGTGGTTTTGTTGACGAAGAGGCGCTCGAGGAGGTCGGAGATGTACTCGCAGTTGCCTGACGAGGAATACGCGTGAGGTAGTCGCTTTATTGGATGACTCGAACGTATGTTGAcctaaaaatgcagaaaattattcatttttgaCTGTAAATGTTTAGGGTGTGTCTGATATATTGCAGTGTCTTAGTCCTACCTGTATATGATATATGCAAAAGCTTgagtttttgacaaaaaaagtccttataactcaaaaactaagaaggttagtcaaagtcaaaatatgctttattattgGAAGAACCAAAAATTCTTATCAACAAAGCCGCCCTAATAATAAAGTAACTAAAATTACGttacacattatttaaaaattctaaatttcaagAACTATTAACGTACCGTAAAATGGGGTTACTTGGGACAAATTCACattcattttttcaataatgtgGTAATTTATCAGAGTTTGTAGGGAGGAAAAGCGATCATCCCTtcgtaaaaaatttctttcataTGAACTTAAACTATATAGCACCATAAATGACTCCTAATGTAagaatatttgtcaaaaaatatatttatatttactgtCCCGAGTAACCCCGCATTGGGGTTAAATGGGACTCTACCCGTTTTACGCCGAAAACGCATGTTAAACTACTCAGTGGTTACTTGGGACAGCAGAAATATGAACATAATAGACCAGCACACATCTtgtgttgattttttttgcttatataattatttagagGAAAGAAAACCCTGAGTTGATGCGAATTtcataaattcatttatttatttattgcaaaaaccCATTGCAACATAGCTCTACGATTTGCTTCGTAATTAGCAAaaaggaactaaaaaaataaattcaaaatcacAGCCTTTCGATTTGTATCGCAAGGAACAATGGagactaaaaaaattttctctaaacacaaaaaaatatcacaagaacaaaaaaaactttctgtAAACCGATAAAAATGGATCATTATTTGAGTTCTCCTTATTGTAACCAATCTGTATTTTCTAATTCATTAAATGTATGGCGGCCTCTAGTAATGCTCACGTTCGTTGCTTTGAGCAATCTTACAATTTTATCCTCTGGGACATCAAACTCGTCGGATAAATGTGGGAACacaaaatgtttgttattttttgagagattttctcataaaactgcaaaaatatgatttatgtCCGTCTTTAGTGTGGATTGATTTGACAAGTCCAATATAATATTTGTCGAGTTTCTTTTTTGTTGAAGCTGAAAAGGTAAATTTGGCAATAACAAAATCGTTGATTGAAATTCCTTTCTAATTTCCTTATCAAAGATTTGTTTTTGTCCCTTTTTTTGGTTGGTTATTATTTCTTTCCTGGTTAATCTTATCTCGTAGTTTAACTAATGTCATGTTTTCCTCTATATCACTTTGGTCAAAATCTTCTTGGTTTTCGTTTATATCCACATTGCCAAAATCTTCCCAATTTTCCTCCGTGCAATGAAAACTGTTCGTCGTTCCCACTGCTCTCATCCCCGCTAGAACTGCTATTGCTAGAGCAAGCTACACTTAGTCCCGATTgaacttttaatttctttttccgtTTCTTTTCTGGGTTTTGGTTTATCCTTCTTTGCCATAGCATATCAGCAAAAGTTTCTGACCATAAAGTGCTTGTACTACCATCAGCACTTGGTCCTTTTCGACGGATACATTTCAATACCTGCTCCTCATCAAGAGGGAAAATGCCTGTTGCCCTAAATCCACTTATTGAATGTTCCTCGATAGTAATGTTAAGCTTCTCTAGTGTCTTTGCTAATAGACTGGGAAACGTATCTTTTAGAATACACCCTCTATGAGACATTTTCCATTTATTAATCACTTGCCTCCAATAAGTCTTTAATGGTCGAAACACAGCAACATCTAGGGGTTGACAAATATATGTACTGTTTAGTGGGAGTAACACAAAACGAATATTAACCCATTCAGGACGGTTGACGTACGGGTACGTTTTTCAAAGCGGACATTGATGGCCTGATGCCGTACATGTACTACCTTGTATGCAATAGCTTGGAACGACTGCCGTACACATTTTagggtttttacttttttttctggACTGGTGCCGTACATGTACTGCTGCATTATACATCACACTTGGCCGAATGCCGTAGATGTACGTCAGTTATATCCTATTTGAAAGACTGCGGCCGTACCGGCAGTTAGAAAACTAATTAGTAGCAGGACGACTGACGTATAGGTacggcattttttaatttttaggggcAAGTAAAAGGTTTgtaattcacatttttttaattctggaactcgtaagtatcaaaaaacaaaagttaatttcttATATAGAAAATACAAAGATCAAACTAAAAACATAAACGAACGAAAatacaaataacaaatataGTTTTCTAAAACTCTTTAAGAGTGTGATACTGTTCAAAACAAGGGTGCACACAAAGTGCAATATTGCATTCTTTACACATAAAGCGGGTATCTGAGCGTTTTTTCTTTCGAAGCTGTGTGGTGGCATCTTCTTTGTGTTCTCGATCCTTGAGCTGCAGTTGGTGGAACGGAGCTTGGAAAATGCCTTTCAATTAGTCGAGCTGGATTATCAACACTTACCAGGTGCGCCTCGTTTCTTTGTAAAAATGGgatatttttcgaatatttgaGCCACAACTTGCAATCGAAAGTCTGCAAACGATGGTTTATTTCTTGTTTtgacttgaaataaaatatacgcATTATACAAGCATAAGTCCATTAAATGGAAAAACAGTTTCTTATACCACTTCAATGATTTTCTAGCACAATCAACAAAACTAATTTGCATGTCTATTTTGTCAACTGCTCCcatctttaaattatattctaacaCGCACTGAGGTTTCAAAACACGATCACCAGTTTTACGATTGAGTTACTGAAGTTAACATGTGCACACATTTCTTATCATGCCACTTCAGGGTAACATGTTTTCAGTGGATGCACTCTCAACTTCTCCTTTTTTTATGGGCTTACGAAACTCTGGCATCCCCTTTCTGGTGGCTTTCACAGTTCCAGTTCCTCCGGTTTCTTACTAAAGTACTCAAATAATTCTGGCCTGGTATACCAGTTATCTAcatacaaaatatgttttttattatagtatTCTTTCATTAGGGTATCAACAATCCAGTCCAGATTTTTCCAAACTTTccattttctaatttattataGTTGTTGAACCAGTGTATATAATAAACCCCAAAATGTAACCACTCTCCACGTCGCAGATTTCAAAAAGCTTTATACC
This window encodes:
- the LOC126749368 gene encoding prostatic acid phosphatase, producing the protein MSSLFLTILLTVLGPIFATSTGDLDAVVVVFRHGDRTPIKPYPTDPYGNRSYWSADWGMLTNLGKLRHYHLGQWFRQRYSDFLPRIYSEKDIYVRSTDVDRTLMSAESNLAGLFPPVDTDVWLGGFPWQPIPIHSIPETMDAVLAAKKPCQRYDNLMRKLFETPYFRNISHINHDLYAYLSRYSGSTVTNLKQLEYLYNTLKIEVMNNFTIPEWARKVFPDKMKPWAELSFATMTFTDELKKLKTGPFFNDLLKYFNNRTLTNKTSQYYSPKFLMFSAHDTTIANLLNTMGAFEYHCPPYTATIIFELRKTPSGGNFVNVFYKNSSEPAPVRVKGCEFDCEWENFKRILGFYALPLDKWDLECSNYLILAVDSLNFFILLGAVSGAVMAVTGVVLLTKRRSRRSEMYSQLPDEEYA